In one Mycobacterium heckeshornense genomic region, the following are encoded:
- a CDS encoding SDR family NAD(P)-dependent oxidoreductase — MSAIVTGGASGIGREVAALLRHAGHDVVVWDRSGGDIQCDISDPEEVSAAMAVTVREHGVPARMVACAGIGASGLLLELSPDDWHRVLAVNLTGTWLTMRAAAQAMVDAGSGGSIVAVSSISGTVADRDMGAYCVSKAGIDMLVKVAAVEWGRYGIRVNAVGPGVTRTPMLGEPERLPGWVEGLQQRTALGHLGEAADVAGAIVGVLELPWVTGQVVHADGGLALHSPIDPYGQMQRLATMKDQVNRSRNR, encoded by the coding sequence ATGAGCGCCATCGTGACCGGCGGTGCCTCGGGGATCGGGCGTGAAGTCGCCGCCCTGCTCCGCCACGCCGGCCATGACGTTGTCGTATGGGATCGAAGCGGTGGCGACATCCAGTGCGACATCAGCGATCCCGAGGAGGTGTCGGCGGCGATGGCGGTGACGGTGCGCGAGCACGGCGTTCCCGCACGCATGGTGGCCTGTGCTGGAATCGGCGCATCGGGGCTGCTCTTGGAGCTCTCGCCTGACGACTGGCATCGGGTGTTGGCAGTGAACCTCACCGGCACGTGGCTGACGATGCGGGCCGCCGCGCAGGCCATGGTCGATGCCGGATCCGGCGGGTCTATCGTCGCGGTCTCCAGTATCAGCGGCACGGTGGCCGACCGGGACATGGGTGCCTACTGCGTGTCCAAGGCCGGGATAGACATGCTGGTCAAGGTCGCGGCGGTGGAGTGGGGTCGCTATGGCATTCGGGTCAATGCGGTCGGCCCGGGCGTCACCCGGACTCCAATGCTGGGCGAGCCGGAACGACTGCCTGGGTGGGTGGAAGGTCTGCAGCAGCGGACCGCGCTGGGCCACCTGGGTGAAGCCGCCGACGTGGCCGGGGCGATTGTCGGTGTACTCGAATTACCTTGGGTGACCGGGCAAGTCGTGCATGCTGACGGCGGCCTGGCGTTGCACAGCCCGATCGACCCATATGGCCAGATGCAGCGACTGGCTACTATGAAGGATCAGGTCAACCGATCCCGAAATCGATGA
- a CDS encoding DivIVA domain-containing protein, translating to MLTPDDVRNVAFTKPPLGKRGYNEDQVDAFLDRVEDTLKRRETRENT from the coding sequence ATGCTGACCCCCGACGACGTTCGCAACGTGGCTTTCACCAAGCCTCCCCTGGGAAAACGCGGCTACAACGAAGACCAGGTAGACGCCTTTCTCGACCGGGTTGAGGACACACTGAAGCGTCGCGAGACCCGGGAAAACACGTAG
- a CDS encoding Zn-dependent alcohol dehydrogenase, with product MKSRAAILHDVGGPWSVEEFQLDPPRAGEVLVEMAAAGLCHSDDHILKGDLSAPNEVLRSLGLPTMFPTIGGHEGSGIVREVGDGVTDFTPGDHVVMSFVAVCGQCRWCACGMEYICDAGIGTLTPGMPTDGTFRHHTTDGKPLGHLSKIGAFAEHTVVSANSLVKIEPDVPLLPSALLSCAIPTGYGSAANRAGVRGGDTVVVIGAGGIGTGAIQGARINGAAQIVAVDPVEFKQKSACRFGATHTAATTADALDLVRGLTYGVMADAVVVSPSLITPDDVRDALELTRKGGTCVLTGMTSQLTRSVNLNLQDFILMNKTLAGTVFGSCNPKADIARLAKLYQTGQLQLDEMITKRYRLDDINDAYADLLNGEIIRGVIDFGIG from the coding sequence ATGAAAAGCCGGGCCGCGATCCTGCACGATGTCGGCGGGCCATGGTCGGTCGAGGAATTTCAGCTCGATCCACCGCGCGCCGGAGAAGTGTTAGTCGAGATGGCTGCCGCTGGGCTGTGCCATTCCGACGACCACATCCTCAAGGGCGACTTGTCGGCCCCCAACGAGGTGCTGCGATCACTCGGCCTTCCGACCATGTTCCCGACCATCGGTGGCCACGAAGGGTCGGGAATCGTACGCGAGGTCGGCGACGGTGTCACCGATTTCACGCCGGGTGATCACGTGGTGATGTCATTCGTCGCCGTATGCGGGCAATGCCGCTGGTGCGCGTGCGGCATGGAATACATCTGTGACGCCGGGATCGGCACCCTGACTCCCGGCATGCCCACCGACGGGACGTTTCGCCATCACACCACCGACGGCAAACCGTTGGGACACCTATCTAAGATCGGCGCATTCGCTGAGCACACTGTGGTGTCAGCGAATTCACTGGTAAAAATCGAGCCGGATGTGCCGCTGCTGCCCAGCGCGCTGTTGTCATGTGCGATCCCCACCGGCTACGGGTCTGCAGCTAATCGGGCCGGTGTGCGCGGCGGCGACACGGTGGTCGTGATCGGCGCCGGCGGCATCGGCACCGGCGCGATCCAGGGCGCGCGGATCAACGGTGCCGCGCAGATCGTTGCGGTCGACCCGGTGGAGTTCAAACAGAAGTCGGCGTGTCGATTCGGCGCCACCCACACCGCGGCGACAACCGCCGATGCGCTCGATTTGGTGCGTGGGCTGACCTATGGGGTAATGGCTGACGCCGTGGTGGTCTCGCCGTCGCTGATCACCCCGGACGACGTTCGCGATGCCCTCGAGCTCACCCGCAAGGGCGGCACCTGTGTGCTGACTGGAATGACCTCGCAGCTGACACGCTCGGTCAACCTCAACCTGCAGGACTTCATTCTGATGAACAAGACGCTGGCGGGAACGGTCTTTGGATCGTGCAACCCGAAGGCCGACATCGCCCGTCTGGCGAAGCTCTACCAGACGGGCCAGCTGCAACTCGACGAGATGATCACGAAGCGTTATCGGCTTGACGACATCAACGACGCCTACGCCGACCTGTTGAATGGTGAGATCATCCGCGGCGTCATCGATTTCGGGATCGGTTGA
- a CDS encoding LLM class F420-dependent oxidoreductase codes for MSATVRSSLKVDGGISSQLTRVPQAAAGLERQGYDGCWTAEVNHDPFLPLVLAAEHSSNIELGTSIAVAFARNPMTVANIGWDLQAYSRGRFILGLGSQIQAHIEKRFSMPWGQPVRRMREFIAALRAIWAAWRDGTPLRFEGEFYTHKLMTPMFTPEPQPHGFPRVFVAAVGEAMTEMCGEVADGMLAHAFTTKRYLDEVTIPALQRGMQRSGRNRTDFQLSCPLFVVTGVSDAELEAAAAGTRKQIAFYGSTPAYRKVLELHGWGDLQTELHELSLRGKWDAMGALIDDEMLNTFAVVAELDELAAKIRDRCDGVIDRVMPSLPAGLSETAVRAVLDDLRGQPKAVRSSP; via the coding sequence ATGAGCGCCACGGTTAGGTCGAGCCTCAAGGTCGATGGTGGCATTTCCAGTCAGCTCACTCGCGTGCCGCAGGCAGCGGCCGGGCTTGAGCGGCAAGGCTATGACGGTTGCTGGACAGCTGAAGTCAACCATGACCCGTTCCTGCCACTGGTGTTGGCCGCCGAGCACAGTTCGAACATCGAGCTCGGTACAAGCATTGCGGTGGCCTTCGCTCGCAACCCGATGACCGTTGCGAACATCGGCTGGGACCTCCAGGCGTACTCGCGCGGACGGTTCATTCTTGGTCTCGGCTCGCAGATACAGGCGCACATCGAGAAGCGGTTCAGCATGCCGTGGGGTCAACCGGTGCGCCGCATGCGTGAGTTCATCGCCGCGCTGCGGGCAATCTGGGCCGCATGGCGCGACGGCACACCGTTGCGCTTCGAAGGCGAGTTCTACACCCACAAACTGATGACTCCGATGTTCACTCCGGAGCCGCAACCCCACGGGTTTCCCAGGGTGTTCGTTGCCGCGGTCGGCGAAGCGATGACCGAGATGTGCGGCGAAGTCGCCGACGGCATGCTCGCCCATGCCTTCACCACGAAGCGGTATCTCGACGAGGTGACGATTCCGGCGTTGCAACGCGGAATGCAGCGTTCTGGTCGCAACCGCACCGACTTTCAGCTCTCCTGCCCACTGTTCGTGGTGACCGGAGTGAGCGACGCTGAGTTGGAGGCCGCCGCCGCCGGCACGCGTAAACAAATCGCCTTCTACGGATCGACGCCCGCGTACCGCAAGGTTCTCGAGCTGCACGGGTGGGGCGACCTGCAAACCGAGCTGCATGAGCTGTCGCTGCGCGGCAAGTGGGACGCCATGGGCGCGCTGATCGACGACGAGATGCTGAACACTTTCGCGGTGGTAGCCGAGCTTGATGAGCTCGCCGCCAAGATCAGAGATCGATGCGACGGCGTCATCGACCGGGTCATGCCGAGTTTGCCGGCCGGCCTGTCCGAGACCGCTGTCCGCGCCGTTCTGGACGACTTGCGGGGCCAACCCAAGGCAGTGAGGAGTAGCCCATGA
- a CDS encoding cytochrome P450, whose product MDEAAKLLADPLAYTDEPKLHAALAHLRANSPVSWVDVPNYRPFWAITKHADIMDIERDNMLFTNWPRPVLTTAQGDELQAAAGVRTLIHMDDPQHRVVRAIGADWFRPKAMRALKVRVDELAKIYVDKMVEVGPECDFVQEVAVNYPLYVIMSLLGIPEADFPRMLKLTQELFGSDDTEFKRGTTNEDQLPALLDMFQYFNGVTASRREHPTEDLASAIANARIEGEPLSDIDTVSYYLIVATAGHDTTSATISGGLHALIENPDQLDRLRNDLSLIPLATEEMIRWVTPVKEFMRTAAADTTVRGVPIAAGESVLLSYVSANRDEEVFDDPFRFDVGRDPNKHLAFGYGVHFCLGAALARMEVSSFFTELLPRLKSVELTGDPQLTATTFVGGLKHLPVRYSFK is encoded by the coding sequence ATGGATGAGGCCGCCAAGTTGCTGGCCGACCCGCTGGCCTATACCGACGAGCCGAAATTGCATGCGGCGCTGGCTCATCTGCGCGCTAATTCCCCGGTGTCGTGGGTGGACGTGCCGAACTACCGGCCATTCTGGGCGATCACCAAACACGCCGACATCATGGATATCGAGCGTGACAACATGTTGTTCACCAACTGGCCGCGGCCGGTCTTGACCACCGCGCAGGGTGATGAGCTGCAGGCCGCCGCGGGCGTGCGCACGTTGATCCACATGGACGACCCGCAGCATCGAGTGGTGCGTGCGATCGGCGCGGACTGGTTCCGCCCGAAGGCCATGCGAGCGCTGAAGGTTCGGGTCGACGAACTGGCCAAGATCTATGTCGACAAGATGGTGGAGGTCGGCCCCGAGTGCGACTTTGTCCAAGAGGTCGCAGTCAACTACCCGCTCTATGTGATCATGTCACTGCTGGGCATCCCGGAGGCTGACTTCCCACGGATGCTCAAACTGACACAGGAGCTGTTCGGCAGCGACGACACCGAGTTCAAGCGCGGTACCACCAATGAGGATCAGTTGCCCGCTTTGCTTGATATGTTCCAGTATTTCAACGGCGTAACCGCGTCGCGGCGCGAACACCCGACTGAGGATCTCGCATCGGCAATCGCCAACGCCCGCATCGAAGGTGAGCCGCTGTCGGACATCGACACCGTGTCGTACTACCTGATTGTCGCCACCGCGGGCCACGACACCACCAGTGCGACCATCTCCGGTGGCTTGCACGCACTCATCGAAAACCCGGACCAGCTCGACCGGCTGCGCAACGACCTGTCACTTATTCCGCTGGCCACCGAGGAGATGATCCGCTGGGTCACCCCGGTTAAGGAATTCATGCGCACCGCCGCCGCGGACACCACTGTGCGCGGCGTGCCGATCGCAGCCGGAGAATCGGTGCTGCTGTCCTATGTGTCAGCCAACCGCGACGAAGAGGTCTTCGACGACCCGTTCCGGTTTGACGTCGGGCGTGATCCCAACAAGCACTTGGCATTCGGCTACGGCGTGCACTTCTGCCTGGGCGCCGCGTTGGCCCGCATGGAGGTCAGCAGCTTCTTCACCGAGCTGCTGCCGCGCTTGAAATCCGTCGAGCTGACCGGAGATCCGCAGTTGACCGCGACGACCTTCGTCGGCGGGCTCAAACATTTGCCGGTCCGCTACTCGTTCAAGTGA
- a CDS encoding cytochrome P450: MTISTDPHDQSVTLDTTGETSPYPFFEYKRRTEPVWHGALMDHSKVPPELVPDDEWVLFDYDSVFQAFRDDQTFSSHAYDQTIGLVMGHTILAMGGKEHHDHRNLVAKAFRATALERWEPSVIAPVCDQLVDEIKNDGTADLVKALTFEFPTRIIASLLGLPREDLALFRRLSFDLISIPVDIEAGLQASIELHDYFLEQVEQRRRRITEDIIGDLVSAEIDGEKLTDEAIISFLRLLLPAGLETTYRSSGNLLYLLLTHPEQLAMVYQDRSLIPAAIEEGLRYETPLTTVVRTTTRDVEMRGKTIPSGAQVDLCMGSANRDESRWTDPNAFDIRRPRQAHIAFAGGIHMCLGMHLARLETRVMLNSLLDRVANLALVPDEDARIVGLTFRSPNKLPVTFTPAA; encoded by the coding sequence ATGACGATCAGCACCGACCCGCATGACCAATCCGTCACGCTCGACACCACGGGTGAGACCAGCCCGTACCCGTTCTTCGAATACAAAAGACGCACCGAGCCCGTGTGGCACGGTGCCCTGATGGACCATTCGAAGGTGCCACCGGAACTGGTGCCCGACGACGAATGGGTCCTGTTCGATTACGACAGTGTCTTCCAAGCATTCCGCGACGACCAGACCTTCAGTTCTCACGCATACGACCAGACCATCGGACTGGTGATGGGCCACACCATCTTGGCGATGGGCGGCAAAGAGCATCACGATCACCGCAACCTGGTTGCGAAAGCGTTCCGGGCAACTGCGCTTGAGCGCTGGGAGCCGTCGGTCATCGCGCCCGTCTGCGATCAGCTGGTCGACGAGATCAAGAACGACGGCACCGCCGACCTGGTGAAAGCGTTGACGTTCGAATTCCCGACCCGCATCATCGCGAGTCTGCTCGGGCTGCCGCGCGAGGACCTCGCATTGTTCCGGAGGCTGTCGTTCGACCTGATCTCCATCCCGGTCGACATCGAAGCGGGACTGCAAGCTTCCATCGAGTTGCACGACTATTTCCTCGAGCAGGTGGAGCAAAGACGCCGCAGAATCACCGAAGACATCATCGGCGATCTGGTCAGCGCCGAAATCGACGGCGAGAAGCTGACCGACGAGGCGATCATTTCGTTCTTGCGGCTGCTGTTGCCGGCCGGCCTGGAAACAACCTACCGGTCGTCGGGCAACCTGCTCTACCTGCTGCTGACCCACCCTGAGCAGTTGGCGATGGTTTACCAAGACCGGTCACTGATTCCCGCTGCGATCGAGGAGGGCCTGCGCTACGAAACACCGCTTACCACCGTCGTGCGGACAACCACTCGGGACGTCGAAATGCGCGGGAAGACAATCCCTTCCGGTGCACAAGTCGACTTGTGCATGGGTTCGGCGAACCGCGACGAAAGTCGCTGGACGGACCCCAACGCCTTCGACATCCGCCGTCCGCGGCAGGCGCACATCGCCTTCGCCGGCGGGATCCATATGTGTCTCGGCATGCACCTTGCCCGGCTGGAAACCCGGGTGATGCTGAACAGTTTGCTCGACCGTGTTGCGAATCTGGCGTTGGTGCCGGACGAGGACGCCAGGATCGTCGGGCTTACCTTCCGGTCGCCCAACAAGCTTCCGGTCACCTTCACGCCTGCAGCATGA
- a CDS encoding acyl-CoA dehydrogenase family protein, with amino-acid sequence MTAVESPEKALFASTTEAFLQKEAPLTYVRDLHAAGVSFDREWWRRAAQLGWTGLLVPEELGGGAVSGNGFADLAMVAELIGKTVAPGPLYPVSTVLAALVECGEHDIHAAAIDSLMSGDAVASWAVYEPGGGWAPLEPSVTATPHDGGYRIDGVKDRVEAGAQSDMLLVVARCDDEIRQFLVPTTTPGVRIEPQPSVDLVKQYARVQFDGVDVQRSAVVGKPGETTALVERQSQIAQVLQCAEVVGILQTVFGFTVRWAFDRHTFGRPLASYQALKHRFADMKTWLEACRATTSAAVAAVATRSPRAGWLASIAKSYVGEKAPAIVQDCVQMHGGIGVTWEHDLHLYLRRVVLYRSMFGSPEEHNLRVYAWEEASR; translated from the coding sequence ATGACTGCGGTCGAGTCGCCCGAAAAGGCGCTCTTCGCCTCGACTACCGAGGCGTTTCTTCAGAAGGAAGCACCACTGACTTACGTGCGCGACCTGCATGCGGCGGGTGTGTCCTTCGACCGGGAGTGGTGGCGGCGCGCCGCTCAATTGGGTTGGACTGGTCTGCTCGTTCCCGAGGAACTGGGCGGCGGCGCCGTCTCCGGCAACGGTTTTGCTGATCTGGCCATGGTCGCCGAACTGATCGGCAAGACCGTGGCGCCTGGACCCTTATATCCGGTCAGCACCGTGCTCGCCGCACTGGTCGAATGCGGCGAGCACGATATCCATGCCGCCGCCATCGACTCGTTGATGTCCGGCGACGCGGTGGCGTCGTGGGCGGTCTATGAGCCGGGCGGGGGCTGGGCGCCGCTGGAGCCGTCGGTAACGGCGACGCCGCACGATGGGGGCTACCGTATCGACGGCGTCAAAGACCGCGTGGAGGCTGGCGCCCAAAGCGACATGTTGTTGGTGGTGGCGCGCTGCGACGACGAGATCCGCCAGTTCCTCGTGCCAACGACCACGCCTGGCGTCCGCATCGAACCCCAGCCGTCGGTCGACCTGGTCAAACAGTACGCGCGTGTGCAGTTCGATGGTGTAGACGTGCAGCGGTCCGCGGTGGTGGGCAAACCCGGCGAAACCACCGCGCTGGTCGAACGGCAGAGCCAGATCGCTCAGGTGCTGCAGTGCGCAGAGGTGGTCGGCATCCTGCAGACCGTGTTCGGCTTTACGGTCCGGTGGGCGTTCGACCGGCACACGTTCGGGCGTCCGCTCGCGTCCTATCAGGCACTCAAACACCGTTTTGCCGACATGAAGACCTGGCTGGAAGCATGCCGCGCGACCACATCCGCCGCGGTGGCCGCGGTTGCTACGCGCTCACCGCGAGCCGGGTGGTTGGCCAGCATCGCCAAATCCTACGTCGGGGAGAAGGCCCCGGCGATCGTGCAGGATTGTGTGCAGATGCACGGCGGCATCGGCGTCACCTGGGAACACGACCTACATCTGTACCTGCGGCGAGTTGTGTTGTACCGCTCCATGTTCGGCAGCCCCGAGGAGCACAACCTGCGGGTGTATGCGTGGGAGGAAGCGTCGCGATGA